A stretch of DNA from Cannabis sativa cultivar Pink pepper isolate KNU-18-1 chromosome X, ASM2916894v1, whole genome shotgun sequence:
AGTATAGCTACTGACAGATTCGAATTTCTGAAAGTATAGTCTTTGAAGGTCTCTCATTTCTAAACCAATTATCTCAGCAAATGGTGACCAGAACCATCCCTTTGAATTTTCTGAGTGATGCAAAAGTGAAGTCTCTGAAACATTTTTCTTCAGTAAATTCAAATCAGCTACAGAATCATAACTGCTAACATTTGGGAAATTTGTTTTTGATCTCTTCACTTGTAGGCGATCAGAATCTGGTTCGTTATCTGCCTCAGAATCCTCAGAATGATAGTTGTCAGGTATCACAACAGAATCTTCTCTGGACAATTCTTTCGGGCTTAACTCACCCTCAATGGGGATATCAATACTTTCATGAACAAGAGACACTTCACCTGGATCGCTAGATCTAGATTCGTCAAAAGGACCTTCAATCGGAATTTCATTGGTTGAAGAGTCATCTACATCTGCAGAGGCATCTAACTTCAAATTTAGTTCACCTCCTTCGATAGTCATCTCAGTATCCACCTTCACTTCTGGTGCAACACCGTTGCTCTCTTGTCCTTGAATTTTTTTCCCATCGACACTAGAATTAGCAATGACGACGATATCACGAGAGAGTAGGGAATTCATGCGCCTATCCCAAATGCAGGATGATACCAGAAGTTCCCACAGTAATCGATTCAAACTGAGAAGTCTATGAGCAGTCTGGTCTGAATTCCCATTCTTTGAGAAAATTTTCTGAATATTTTCctgtttaaattacatattaagTGTAAGTCTTACAGAATACCCGAAAAAAGTAGTTCTAGCATACACGGAATTTAAGGAAAAGAACTAAAGAAATTAGCATGAGTTTAGTTtctattaacaaaataaataaccttAAAAAACTAAACAAACTGCACAACAAATCATGGGAAACCAAAGCTCCTCAAGAAAAACATGATTCTCATGTATGAAAGCGTTTACGACTAAATGCGACATTATAGTCATGCCAAATCCAAACTTTTCACAAAAGTTCCCTCAACATATTTAGGTGCTGACCTCAAATTCTGATCTTTCCTGCTTTAACATATCCTCAATATCGGAGAATTCTTTTATAGAACCTTGGAGATCCAAAGACAAGCCCTCAAATTGGGATTTGAGTTCCTTTAATGAGTTTGAAACCTCTGTAAACAGCAATATCCCTTTCGTATACACctttaagaaattaaaagatCAACTTAATGAATAAAGGAAAAATTAAAAGCATCATAACAAACAAAGAtagaaataaaatgaaatttacATTCTCAATTTCATCCCTAAGAACATCTTGCTTAATTGTATGGCTGAGCTGCAACTTCTGAGGTGGCACAGCCACGGTATAAATGGCAACTGGAGAATACCTAAATAATGCAACCATGGGACCTAACCTGTGACATGTTGAACTTATTTGATGAGGTCACTAAAACAGAAACCAATTGAAAGCACAAATGAATGATGaagaatttaaatattttttttttaggaaactAATTATGAATCACATACAATTCTGGTGCTAATATCTGAAACAGTAAACTATTTGCTAATACAATTCTAATTTGTTCAATAAATACAATCCCAAGCTGTCCAATAATATATGCCAAAGTTCACAGAGAATACATACCCGAAGAAGTAGATAAAGTCCCTATGAAATGAATGGCCACAGCTAGATAATCTATGGGATGAGGAGTGTTGTGAAAACCCGAGCTCCAAAAACTTTCCAAGTGACAATTTACTAGCAGCAGTGGAGATCAAAACTCTTTTCGTAGATTTAGTTACTCCATCTCCATGTTTGCACTTGCCACAACGACTCCACATCCAAATTTTTCCTTCAGCTTCCCCACGTAAACTCTTTTCAGGATGAAGACGCTGGACCTTTATGGTCAACTGCTTCTTATGATGTGCGTAGTAGTATACGTGAGCTTGTGGCAGTTCACCACAAACATCGCACTGAGTTCTCTGCATCATATAGTTTTCATGAGTGgcattcaaattcaaataatcTAACCCATGTGTTATGAAATAGGGAATTACAGAAGTTAGTGACAGAAGAGATGAAACAATGATAAAATGTTCTTCAAAAAAATACCTGAGTAAGTAAATTATCAACCAGGAACTGTCCAAGTGGAACATCAAAATTCTTGTAGAACATGATATGAGAAAAATGGCTTTGCTCACATACAGTTCCTCTTAAGGCGTTCCGCTTAGACATTAAAACCAAAATACTCTGGGAATCCAACATTCCATTGATGCCATCCTTGGTTTGCACCTCATCATAGTCACCATTTTTCAATTCTTGAGATGCCTCCGAGCTTTCATTAGAAGAATCAGACTGTTCAACATTTGGAGACTTCTCTTCATCAGAACTGCTCTTATCTTCAGCCTCATAATGATCAAGATCCTTAGGAGATGTTAAACCAGAAACAGATTTGATACAATTATCGTTCGACTCACTTTCAGGGAAACCAAGGTATGAAGAAAGTGACTGGTAAGAAGAAGATGCAAGAGGGAAATTTTCGCCAACAGCCTTCTTAAAAGAAGCTGAAAGAGAGGAAAAGCCAGACAGTATCGCAGGACTATATGGTTCATAAAACAGGGAATTTCCGTCTGACTCAGTGTTGGAGTTGTAGAAATCTCCATCATTAAAGCCACTGGATATTGGAATATCATGTGACTTACTTTCAGCAGAAGCCTCAAGCCGAGGAGAGGATGCATCAATGTCTAGATTAGTGGGTTCTTGATCCCTGGACAGTACATTTGCCTCTTCAGCAGACGATAATGTAAAAAACATTGCTTTCTGATCAACAAGGAAGGAAGTCTCAAGTATCAAATGATACGCCATAATAACCGCACAGTGAACCACACATTTAACCTTCTTCAATTCATCACTCTTTGCTCCTTTCAGCAAAATCTGTAAGGTCATATCATGCAAAAAACAATTACTTCACTTCACAATGTTAGGACGTTAAAAAATCAATTCACCAAAGCAATGTGAATCCCTGTTGAAATTATTACTGGGTAAGCATGCTAGAgcaaaaaataactaaattatCTATAAGCAATTCTTGTTTAAACAAAGAAAAGAATACTAACCGTACAACCCAGACGAGTAGGACAGCCCTCAATAAACATCAATGTTTTGCTTGGCTTCTTTCCTCCCTCATTAGAACCAGCATGTTCCTCAACAAATTTTTCAATGTGAAAAGAGTCACAATGTTTTAGCTTTTGACTTGCCATCATATCTAACGATAAAATTGGCGAACCTGTACAACGAGCAATTCTATCTAGCCGATGGAGCTTCATATCAAAGACAAGTGTCATTCCATTTTTCAGAGTGTACTCTTGGATATCACGAGAAACAGACTTCTCCACTAAAATCACATTTGGATGACACGAGGCTAAAACCTCAATCACAGAATTCAGGTAATCCTTTTCCTGTTTGAACCAAATCATAAGATCAGTAAGAAGCATAATCTTCACATGATCAAAAATGATGTTTAAGATAAATTACCTGATCCATAGTACTAAATGATGACAATCCACTGGAGGATTGGCCAAGAGCACCCTGGACTAACAGCAACCTCGGATTTTTGTATTTAGTCGGCATGTGCTTGTGTGCTGCATGCTTCTTGAAGACCAACCCTTGAATTAGTTGGCTGCAACATCAAAAATTTCAGGCTTGAAACATACTTTGAAAATACATTTAACTGAGAGAATGAACGTTATTAAAATACAGAGAGAAAATATGCGAAACAATTAACTGATCTTAAACTGAGGAAAGAAAATCTGAAGAGCATTAAAATTACAAACAGCCTAACTCTGTTACCTTTCACTGCGAGCACCAGTTGGGATGCATTTCACTTTCGCATAATCATTTGGATCAATTGTACCAACAATGGCATCAGGTTTTAGAAATTGAGCAGCTTGCCATGACAAAGAAGTAACTATATCAACCCAATTCTCACCATCTTGTCCACAGGGGGCAACATCTACCAATTTAAGAAGTTGAGAAACAAGAGCCTTAAACTTTCCATTCTTCACCTCTTCCATAGCTCTCTGTTTTTCCTCAAACTTATAATTCCCACTTCTGTCACTGCTTGAAGGGCTCAAAGAACTTGGCTTTCCCCAAGGCGTGCCATCTCCACATTCATCATCGTCGTCATTGAAAGCCACACTGCCCACCAAATCATCTTCTTGATTTTCTGGTTCAGGGGGATCCCAAATCTGGGCATTAACATCATCTTCAAAGGAATTTGAATCCTCAGTTTCTTCATCAACGGAGTTGTTTGTTGCTTCAACACCATTATCTTTTTCTTCATGGCCATTACTCTTTGGTAGAGTCTTACCATTGCTTTCTATATGTGAATATGATCTATAACTTCCATTTTCTTGAATAGCCCTACAAGTAGTATAAGTAcataagaataaaatacccaaAAGTGATACAGATGATAAACATAATTCCGAATTCAAAGAAGCAAAGACACATACCTATCGTGTAAGTTCATATCAACCGAAATCTCACCTAAAAAAACAGAAgataaataaaagtataaaacaATAGAACCCATAATAAGCTGTGAAACAATTGAACTTTAGTAAGATGGCAATAGCAAACCGAAAGGAACTTACTGCAACTAGATACAGACCGATCGCTGCTAGACAAAGAAGCCATTGGACTGATCATTGGTTCTACATAAGAACTGTTTCTTCTACTATCTGTCTCAATTCCTTGCTCATGCTTAACCTCACAACATTTGCAAGACGTAATGGAGCCTTGCGTGGTAATTTCTAAACCGTTCACATTCTCTTCTATTTTCCTTGCCTCCTTTGGCTTGTTCAGTTCCACACCACAATTATGACACATGCTACACATATAATCTACAAAAATAAGAAATCCAGAAAACTAACCGTTGAAATTGGTACCCAACTTTGACTCattaagaagaaaaaacaaaatagtGTCCCAAAAAGGAGCAATGTTCttaataagaaataaaaaaataaagtatgtgttttagaatTATTCATATAGATTAGCATGTGttttaaaattattcatatGGATTAGCATATACTGATTAACTTCATAGAATAAGAACTGTGTAAACTATAGAGATTCCATggattcaaaattttctaaaatcAATTGACATTATAACAAGAACAATTCAAAAGCAAAACCAGAACCAATCTGATACTAAATATTAAAAACCAAATCAAGAATCTAAACAAAACCCATTAATCAggagaacaaaaataaatattttaaaataaaagaaaaagatgaatTCATGCAAGAATATTTCTTCACATACAAACTAATGAACAAAAAACTATGAAAACCCAGTTtgataaaatcccaaactttaccaaagaaTAAAGAAAAACACTTCAAAATTGTTATGAAAAATACTAACACCATACTCCAAACCATTGCTGAAAccaccaaaaaaaaatgatcTACTAAATCtaccaaaaaaaagaaaag
This window harbors:
- the LOC115709620 gene encoding putative 1-phosphatidylinositol-3-phosphate 5-kinase FAB1D isoform X2; protein product: MCHNCGVELNKPKEARKIEENVNGLEITTQGSITSCKCCEVKHEQGIETDSRRNSSYVEPMISPMASLSSSDRSVSSCSEISVDMNLHDRAIQENGSYRSYSHIESNGKTLPKSNGHEEKDNGVEATNNSVDEETEDSNSFEDDVNAQIWDPPEPENQEDDLVGSVAFNDDDDECGDGTPWGKPSSLSPSSSDRSGNYKFEEKQRAMEEVKNGKFKALVSQLLKLVDVAPCGQDGENWVDIVTSLSWQAAQFLKPDAIVGTIDPNDYAKVKCIPTGARSESQLIQGLVFKKHAAHKHMPTKYKNPRLLLVQGALGQSSSGLSSFSTMDQEKDYLNSVIEVLASCHPNVILVEKSVSRDIQEYTLKNGMTLVFDMKLHRLDRIARCTGSPILSLDMMASQKLKHCDSFHIEKFVEEHAGSNEGGKKPSKTLMFIEGCPTRLGCTILLKGAKSDELKKVKCVVHCAVIMAYHLILETSFLVDQKAMFFTLSSAEEANVLSRDQEPTNLDIDASSPRLEASAESKSHDIPISSGFNDGDFYNSNTESDGNSLFYEPYSPAILSGFSSLSASFKKAVGENFPLASSSYQSLSSYLGFPESESNDNCIKSVSGLTSPKDLDHYEAEDKSSSDEEKSPNVEQSDSSNESSEASQELKNGDYDEVQTKDGINGMLDSQSILVLMSKRNALRGTVCEQSHFSHIMFYKNFDVPLGQFLVDNLLTQRTQCDVCGELPQAHVYYYAHHKKQLTIKVQRLHPEKSLRGEAEGKIWMWSRCGKCKHGDGVTKSTKRVLISTAASKLSLGKFLELGFSQHSSSHRLSSCGHSFHRDFIYFFGLGPMVALFRYSPVAIYTVAVPPQKLQLSHTIKQDVLRDEIENVYTKGILLFTEVSNSLKELKSQFEGLSLDLQGSIKEFSDIEDMLKQERSEFEENIQKIFSKNGNSDQTAHRLLSLNRLLWELLVSSCIWDRRMNSLLSRDIVVIANSSVDGKKIQGQESNGVAPEVKVDTEMTIEGGELNLKLDASADVDDSSTNEIPIEGPFDESRSSDPGEVSLVHESIDIPIEGELSPKELSREDSVVIPDNYHSEDSEADNEPDSDRLQVKRSKTNFPNVSSYDSVADLNLLKKNVSETSLLHHSENSKGWFWSPFAEIIGLEMRDLQRLYFQKFESVSSYTRENIPEAYQLISEEGRRLHIPLGTDIVSDYEGELSSIIACALALLKEGDVSTKSLESSYSLPHFSSITSSRWSSNTSTDSDSVHLTPSVSLDESRFSSFDGLNLLESLVPPGTVNPVVHLGFEKSLGKSRYTVVCPYANQFRDLRNLCCQSEVDYITSLSRCKHWDAKGGKSNAFFAKTLDDRLIIKEIRKIEFESFMKFAEDYFKYMKASFEVGNQTCLAKVLGIYQVVERPNKGGKEVRHDLMVMENLTFGRNFTRQYDLKGALHARLNTKSKDPGDVLLDQNFVNDMNSSPLYVSSTAKRLLIRAVWNDTAFLNSINVMDYSLLVVVDTQRRELVCGIIDYLRQYTWDKQLETWVKSSLVPKNLLPTVVSPIEYKRRFRKFMSTHFLSVPDNWCSGNSSGNFELDRVRE
- the LOC115709620 gene encoding putative 1-phosphatidylinositol-3-phosphate 5-kinase FAB1D isoform X1, which codes for MCSMCHNCGVELNKPKEARKIEENVNGLEITTQGSITSCKCCEVKHEQGIETDSRRNSSYVEPMISPMASLSSSDRSVSSCSEISVDMNLHDRAIQENGSYRSYSHIESNGKTLPKSNGHEEKDNGVEATNNSVDEETEDSNSFEDDVNAQIWDPPEPENQEDDLVGSVAFNDDDDECGDGTPWGKPSSLSPSSSDRSGNYKFEEKQRAMEEVKNGKFKALVSQLLKLVDVAPCGQDGENWVDIVTSLSWQAAQFLKPDAIVGTIDPNDYAKVKCIPTGARSESQLIQGLVFKKHAAHKHMPTKYKNPRLLLVQGALGQSSSGLSSFSTMDQEKDYLNSVIEVLASCHPNVILVEKSVSRDIQEYTLKNGMTLVFDMKLHRLDRIARCTGSPILSLDMMASQKLKHCDSFHIEKFVEEHAGSNEGGKKPSKTLMFIEGCPTRLGCTILLKGAKSDELKKVKCVVHCAVIMAYHLILETSFLVDQKAMFFTLSSAEEANVLSRDQEPTNLDIDASSPRLEASAESKSHDIPISSGFNDGDFYNSNTESDGNSLFYEPYSPAILSGFSSLSASFKKAVGENFPLASSSYQSLSSYLGFPESESNDNCIKSVSGLTSPKDLDHYEAEDKSSSDEEKSPNVEQSDSSNESSEASQELKNGDYDEVQTKDGINGMLDSQSILVLMSKRNALRGTVCEQSHFSHIMFYKNFDVPLGQFLVDNLLTQRTQCDVCGELPQAHVYYYAHHKKQLTIKVQRLHPEKSLRGEAEGKIWMWSRCGKCKHGDGVTKSTKRVLISTAASKLSLGKFLELGFSQHSSSHRLSSCGHSFHRDFIYFFGLGPMVALFRYSPVAIYTVAVPPQKLQLSHTIKQDVLRDEIENVYTKGILLFTEVSNSLKELKSQFEGLSLDLQGSIKEFSDIEDMLKQERSEFEENIQKIFSKNGNSDQTAHRLLSLNRLLWELLVSSCIWDRRMNSLLSRDIVVIANSSVDGKKIQGQESNGVAPEVKVDTEMTIEGGELNLKLDASADVDDSSTNEIPIEGPFDESRSSDPGEVSLVHESIDIPIEGELSPKELSREDSVVIPDNYHSEDSEADNEPDSDRLQVKRSKTNFPNVSSYDSVADLNLLKKNVSETSLLHHSENSKGWFWSPFAEIIGLEMRDLQRLYFQKFESVSSYTRENIPEAYQLISEEGRRLHIPLGTDIVSDYEGELSSIIACALALLKEGDVSTKSLESSYSLPHFSSITSSRWSSNTSTDSDSVHLTPSVSLDESRFSSFDGLNLLESLVPPGTVNPVVHLGFEKSLGKSRYTVVCPYANQFRDLRNLCCQSEVDYITSLSRCKHWDAKGGKSNAFFAKTLDDRLIIKEIRKIEFESFMKFAEDYFKYMKASFEVGNQTCLAKVLGIYQVVERPNKGGKEVRHDLMVMENLTFGRNFTRQYDLKGALHARLNTKSKDPGDVLLDQNFVNDMNSSPLYVSSTAKRLLIRAVWNDTAFLNSINVMDYSLLVVVDTQRRELVCGIIDYLRQYTWDKQLETWVKSSLVPKNLLPTVVSPIEYKRRFRKFMSTHFLSVPDNWCSGNSSGNFELDRVRE